In the genome of Pongo pygmaeus isolate AG05252 chromosome 9, NHGRI_mPonPyg2-v2.0_pri, whole genome shotgun sequence, one region contains:
- the LOC129007573 gene encoding ferritin heavy chain-like, whose protein sequence is MRTTSTSQVRQNYHQDSEAAINLQINLELYASYIYLSMSYYFDHDDVALKNFAKYFLHQSHEEREHAEKLMKLQNQQGGQIFLQDIKKPDCNDWESGLNAMECALHLEKNVNQSLLELHKLATDKNDPHLCDFIETHYLNEQVKAIKELGDHVTNLHKMGALQSGLAEYLLTSTSWETVIMKAKLQANFPIAMG, encoded by the coding sequence ATGAGGACCACATCCACCTCGCAGGTGCGCCAGAACTACCACCAGGATTCAGAGGCCGCCATCAACCTCCAGATCAACCTGGAGCTCTATGCCTCCTACATTTACCTGTCCATGTCTTACTACTTTGACCATGATGATGTGGCTTTGAAGAACTTTGCCAAATACTTTCTTCACCAGTCTCATGAGGAGAGGGAACATGCTGAGAAACTGATGAAGCTGCAGAACCAACAAGGTGGCCAAATCTTCCTCCAGGATATCAAAAAACCAGACTGTAATGACTGGGAGAGCGGGCTGAATGCGATGGAGTGTGcattacatttggaaaaaaatgtgaatcAGTCACTACTGGAACTGCACAAATTGGCCACTGACAAAAATGACCCCCATTTGTGTGACTTCATTGAGACACATTACCTGAATGAGCAGGTGAAAGCCATCAAAGAATTGGGTGACCATGTGACCAACTTGCACAAGATGGGAGCACTCCAATCTGGCTTGGCAGAATATCTCTTGACAAGCACATCCTGGGAGACAGTGATAATGAAAGCTAAGCTTCAGGCTAATTTCCCCATAGCCATGGGGTGA